The following are from one region of the Cryptosporangium minutisporangium genome:
- a CDS encoding helix-turn-helix transcriptional regulator, with protein MTTYGATVAKRRLARRLVELRVENGYTANQVCDKLNWGRGKVGRFEANVWKRPEMSDVRDLLRIYGVPDAEREELEGLAMLARGRAWWREYGDVFEDGEYAGFESDAERISVYMPLILPGLLQISAYTEAHMHVGTKSAQWRARALEARQRRQQVLEPNEDGPGVELVAVLTEASLLYRWGTRDQRRAQIAHLVAMSQRPNVELRLLRFADGPHPGMSSLISIFDFPGDEPGIAFLENDAAVQQIDSVPEVDVYKKIFADIRSAALEPAATTSYLTRLGDTLD; from the coding sequence GTGACCACGTACGGCGCGACCGTCGCGAAGCGACGTCTGGCGCGCCGACTGGTCGAACTGCGGGTGGAGAACGGTTACACCGCCAACCAGGTCTGCGACAAGCTGAACTGGGGCCGCGGGAAGGTGGGCCGGTTCGAGGCGAACGTCTGGAAGCGGCCGGAGATGAGCGACGTCCGCGACCTCCTGCGGATCTACGGCGTACCGGACGCCGAGCGCGAGGAGCTCGAGGGCCTCGCGATGCTCGCCCGGGGCCGCGCGTGGTGGCGTGAGTACGGTGACGTGTTCGAGGACGGCGAGTACGCGGGCTTCGAGTCGGACGCCGAACGCATCTCCGTCTACATGCCCCTGATCCTTCCCGGCCTGCTCCAGATCTCGGCGTACACCGAGGCGCACATGCACGTGGGAACGAAGTCGGCGCAGTGGCGGGCCCGCGCGCTGGAGGCGCGCCAGCGGCGTCAGCAAGTGCTCGAGCCGAACGAAGACGGACCCGGCGTCGAGCTGGTCGCGGTGCTCACCGAGGCGTCGCTGCTCTACCGCTGGGGTACCCGCGACCAGCGGCGCGCCCAGATCGCCCACCTGGTGGCGATGAGCCAGCGGCCGAACGTCGAGCTGCGGTTGCTGCGGTTCGCCGACGGACCGCACCCCGGGATGAGCAGCCTGATCAGCATCTTCGACTTCCCCGGTGACGAGCCGGGCATCGCCTTCCTGGAGAACGACGCCGCGGTGCAGCAGATCGATTCGGTCCCCGAGGTCGACGTCTACAAGAAGATTTTCGCGGACATCCGCTCCGCCGCACTGGAGCCGGCCGCGACGACGTCGTACCTCACACGGCTCGGCGACACGCTGGACTGA
- a CDS encoding cation-transporting P-type ATPase has protein sequence MRPAVSPAPAETRGPVSVHPWTYPHEEVLRRFDVNPLTGLTVEEAARRRGALGPNLVDPAPADTAAAAQPWWVVLAQWTGVQAMVDAVRGRRTAPDHTLTDVEAGRQQFQARVLRSDRVLMVPAVDLVPGDIVLLAQGDLIPADARLLDVVELRVDEEPLTGGELASSRCVAPVGNGWTPVADRRSMVHAGSRIVHGAGTAVVVATGSLTVLGRATMHSANRAASVRSTIGRGNLGRAALRPGRLGRRGGLGAGADRRAASGARATESAAPAGLPWLPSAAPPSRRVAPVPSAPPAPSVLVEPVTETHRVSPRPLVLGARPARAARSARRWTRSCGR, from the coding sequence ATGCGCCCAGCTGTGAGCCCGGCCCCCGCCGAGACCCGCGGTCCGGTTTCGGTCCACCCGTGGACTTATCCGCACGAAGAGGTCCTCCGTCGCTTCGACGTCAACCCGCTGACCGGGCTGACCGTGGAGGAGGCGGCGCGTCGCCGTGGTGCGCTCGGCCCGAACCTGGTCGATCCCGCCCCCGCCGACACCGCCGCCGCCGCGCAGCCCTGGTGGGTCGTGCTGGCCCAGTGGACCGGCGTCCAGGCCATGGTCGACGCGGTTCGCGGCCGCCGGACCGCGCCGGACCACACGCTGACCGACGTCGAGGCCGGGCGGCAGCAGTTCCAAGCCCGCGTGCTCCGCTCCGACCGGGTGCTGATGGTCCCGGCCGTCGACCTGGTCCCCGGTGACATCGTGCTGCTCGCGCAGGGCGACCTGATCCCGGCCGACGCCCGACTGCTGGACGTCGTCGAGCTCCGCGTGGACGAGGAGCCGCTGACCGGTGGCGAGCTCGCCTCGTCTCGGTGCGTCGCCCCGGTGGGTAACGGCTGGACCCCGGTCGCCGACCGTCGCTCGATGGTCCACGCCGGTAGCCGGATCGTGCACGGCGCCGGCACCGCGGTCGTCGTCGCCACCGGTTCCCTGACCGTGCTCGGTCGGGCGACGATGCACAGCGCCAACCGTGCGGCCTCCGTCCGCAGCACGATCGGCCGCGGGAACCTGGGCCGCGCCGCGCTCCGCCCGGGGCGGCTCGGACGCCGTGGTGGCCTGGGCGCTGGCGCCGACCGCCGCGCCGCCAGCGGCGCACGCGCCACCGAGTCGGCCGCCCCCGCTGGCTTACCCTGGCTCCCGTCGGCCGCTCCGCCATCTCGGCGGGTGGCGCCGGTGCCGAGCGCACCTCCCGCCCCGTCGGTGCTCGTCGAGCCGGTCACCGAGACCCACCGCGTCAGTCCCCGTCCGCTGGTCCTGGGCGCGCGCCCCGCGCGCGCTGCCCGCAGTGCGCGTCGCTGGACCCGCAGCTGCGGCCGCTGA
- a CDS encoding DEAD/DEAH box helicase: protein MTLTDLLPADTVPAGPDAIFDAFATWAEKQGLTLYPHQEEALIEIVSGANVILSTPTGSGKSMVAAGAHFAALAGGRRTFYTAPIKALVSEKFFALCEMFGPEQIGMMTGDAAVNADAPIICCTAEILANIALRDGASADVGQVVMDEFHFYAEPDRGWAWQVPLIELPHAQFLLMSATLGDVTRFVDDLTRRTGRSTAVVSSAERPVPLFYEYVTTPLHETLTELLETRQAPIYVVHFTQAAALERAQALMSINVCTRAEKDAIASAIGNFRFSTGFGKTLSRLVRHGIGVHHAGMLPKYRRLVETLAQAGLLKVICGTDTLGVGINVPIRTVLFTGLSKYDGVKVRLLKAREFHQIAGRAGRAGYDTVGTVVVQAPEHVVENERALAKAGDDPKKRRKVVKKKPPEGSVGWGKPTYERLISAEPEPLTSSFTVSHAMLLNVIGRPGDAFAAMRHLLTDNHEDRTAQRKHIRRAIAIYRALLAGGVVEKLPEPDEEGRRVRLTVDLQLDFALNQPLSPLALAAIELLDRESPSYALDVLSVIESTLDDPRQVLSAQQFKARGEAVAQMKADGLEYDARMDALEEVTYPKPLLELLEAAYQTYRRGHPWVADHELSPKSVVRDMYERAMTFTEYISFYSLARSEGLVLRYLADAYRAMRQTVPEEARTEDLSDLIEWLGELVRQVDSSLIDEWERLTNPQDPAVEVVPIDERPPAVTRNTRAFRVLVRNALFRRVELAAIRQYWQLGELDGDSGWDAEAWEAALTPYFEEYDSMGTGPDARGPALLSIDAEPGRWLVRQTFDDPAGDRDWGISATVNLDASDEAGVAVVEITDVGPLTG, encoded by the coding sequence ATGACGCTCACCGACCTGCTGCCCGCCGACACTGTGCCCGCTGGGCCCGACGCGATTTTTGACGCGTTCGCCACCTGGGCGGAGAAGCAGGGCCTCACCCTGTATCCGCATCAGGAGGAGGCGCTGATCGAGATCGTCTCCGGCGCGAACGTGATCCTGTCCACCCCGACCGGCTCCGGAAAGAGCATGGTCGCGGCCGGTGCCCACTTCGCCGCGCTGGCGGGTGGGCGGCGCACGTTCTACACCGCGCCGATCAAGGCGCTGGTGTCGGAGAAGTTCTTCGCGCTCTGCGAGATGTTCGGTCCGGAGCAGATCGGCATGATGACCGGCGACGCCGCGGTGAACGCGGACGCGCCGATCATCTGCTGCACGGCCGAGATCCTCGCGAACATCGCGCTCCGCGACGGCGCCAGCGCCGACGTCGGCCAGGTCGTGATGGACGAGTTCCACTTCTACGCCGAGCCGGACCGCGGCTGGGCGTGGCAGGTGCCGCTGATCGAGCTACCGCACGCCCAGTTCCTGCTGATGTCCGCGACGCTCGGCGACGTCACACGGTTCGTGGACGACCTGACCCGCCGGACCGGACGGTCCACGGCGGTGGTCAGCTCGGCGGAGCGCCCGGTGCCGCTGTTCTACGAGTACGTCACCACGCCGCTGCACGAGACCCTGACAGAGCTGTTGGAGACTCGGCAGGCGCCGATCTACGTCGTGCACTTCACCCAGGCCGCGGCGCTGGAGCGGGCCCAGGCCCTGATGAGCATCAACGTCTGCACGCGGGCGGAGAAGGACGCGATCGCTTCGGCGATCGGCAACTTCCGCTTCAGCACCGGGTTCGGCAAGACGCTGTCCCGGCTGGTCAGGCACGGGATCGGCGTCCACCACGCGGGGATGCTGCCGAAGTACCGGCGGCTGGTGGAGACGCTCGCGCAGGCCGGGCTGCTCAAGGTGATCTGCGGAACCGACACGCTCGGCGTCGGGATCAACGTCCCGATCCGCACCGTGCTCTTCACCGGGCTGTCCAAGTACGACGGGGTTAAGGTCCGGCTGCTCAAGGCACGCGAGTTCCACCAGATCGCCGGGCGCGCCGGGCGCGCCGGGTACGACACGGTCGGCACGGTCGTCGTCCAGGCGCCCGAGCACGTCGTGGAGAACGAGCGCGCGCTGGCGAAGGCCGGCGACGATCCGAAGAAGCGGCGCAAGGTCGTGAAGAAGAAGCCGCCGGAGGGTTCGGTCGGCTGGGGCAAGCCGACGTACGAGCGGCTGATCTCCGCGGAGCCCGAGCCGTTGACGTCGTCGTTCACGGTGTCGCACGCGATGCTGCTCAACGTCATCGGCCGGCCGGGTGACGCGTTCGCCGCGATGCGTCACCTGCTGACCGACAACCACGAGGACCGCACCGCGCAGCGCAAGCACATCCGGCGCGCGATCGCGATCTACCGCGCGCTGCTGGCCGGCGGCGTCGTCGAGAAACTGCCCGAGCCGGACGAGGAGGGCCGGCGGGTCCGGCTCACCGTCGATCTGCAGCTGGACTTCGCGCTCAACCAGCCGCTCTCGCCGCTGGCGCTGGCCGCGATCGAGTTGCTCGACCGCGAGTCGCCGAGCTATGCGCTGGACGTGCTGTCGGTGATCGAGTCGACGCTCGACGACCCGCGGCAGGTGCTCTCCGCGCAGCAGTTCAAGGCGCGGGGCGAGGCGGTCGCGCAGATGAAGGCCGACGGGCTGGAGTACGACGCCCGGATGGACGCGTTGGAAGAGGTCACCTACCCCAAGCCGCTTCTCGAGCTGCTGGAGGCGGCGTACCAGACCTACCGGCGGGGACACCCGTGGGTGGCCGACCACGAGCTGTCGCCGAAGTCCGTCGTGCGCGACATGTACGAGCGTGCGATGACGTTCACCGAGTACATCTCGTTCTACTCGCTGGCGCGGTCGGAAGGCCTGGTGCTTCGGTATCTGGCCGACGCCTACCGCGCGATGCGGCAGACCGTGCCGGAAGAGGCCCGCACCGAGGACCTGTCCGACCTGATCGAGTGGCTGGGTGAGCTGGTCCGCCAGGTCGACTCCAGCCTGATCGACGAGTGGGAGCGGCTGACCAATCCGCAGGATCCGGCCGTGGAGGTGGTGCCGATCGACGAGCGGCCGCCCGCCGTCACCCGGAACACCCGGGCGTTCCGGGTGCTGGTGCGCAACGCGCTGTTCCGGCGCGTCGAGCTGGCTGCGATCCGGCAGTACTGGCAGCTCGGCGAGCTGGACGGGGACTCCGGCTGGGACGCCGAGGCGTGGGAAGCGGCGCTGACGCCGTACTTCGAGGAGTACGACTCGATGGGCACCGGGCCGGACGCGCGCGGGCCCGCGCTGCTGAGCATCGACGCCGAGCCGGGGCGGTGGCTGGTTCGGCAGACGTTCGACGACCCGGCCGGTGACCGGGACTGGGGGATCTCGGCGACCGTCAACCTCGACGCGTCCGACGAAGCGGGCGTGGCCGTCGTCGAAATCACCGACGTAGGCCCCCTCACGGGCTGA
- a CDS encoding protein kinase domain-containing protein, producing MSGWSSDPGRTPSGGHSSGTEGGPTLTEPQLVVGRAVRLPVGTGPDVRILLRERISKNTGQATVFIAELLDPLAEAGEPGDPVAVRVVLERRGRPDVLQRMRREQRYATALRHPFLLPVFAQAEMPEFRREFDGVCLALVQVMPLCELEDLEDQVVKANPPRLTADQLLFDLVGIADALHHLHTPTGQRGVLVHRDVKPANILRWDRRSVLGDLGTLRDPQTGNPTGGVGTIPYMPPDEGTSPTPAWDMFSFGVVLAELLTARRPHDVAEKTPLAYLQAHLRHSLRPDLDELLAAEVGPERGRVVASLVRRCTDPEPQGRPTAAAARDELLPLLVPEEQLRLHELVAFDTVPALDVIAVSALGLYGDQHPVTRSAAERLAATLVASAAGLMEEGRPTTAKDYLERARRIQAALAEGGPTPIEQSTDEPTRAQHWARTHPAPAVLSAPPAAPGPSAASVSGAAGTFPVSGTPVSGSYPVSGHPVSGHPVSGHPVSGHPVSGHPVSGHPVSGHPVSGHPVSGHPVSGHPVSGHPISGSPHSPVTPWQSNPPGGPFVYGAPYPPAGSGAVAPAPPSASPARRRRPLIAALAVAVVLAVVGAGVFWLRGIGGGTSGEDSATPRVTATPLAIGPSPAIQHKFSGHTQWINAVAFSPDGRKIASGSGDSTVRLWDVEFRSQIGDPLKGHTGTVYRVRFSVNDLLASVGGDGAVRLWNADTGTKVGVLTGHAGDAYGLAFSPDGMVLASSGGDRTVRLWDVAKQKEIAVLRGHTDEVYSVAFSPDGRTLATGGADDTIRLWDVETRKQIGDPLQATPGDIDSVAFSPDGRLVAGGGSDKVVRLWDTETRALRDGPSALRGHTDNIYSLAFSPDGRTLATASIDDTTRLWDVASGKQIGKPLKAGGDVDAVAFSPDGRTLVDGGDEKVVRLWDLDARPVPTPSN from the coding sequence ATGAGCGGCTGGTCGAGCGACCCCGGCCGGACGCCGTCCGGCGGGCACAGCAGCGGCACCGAGGGCGGCCCGACGCTCACCGAACCCCAGCTGGTCGTCGGCCGGGCGGTGCGGTTACCGGTCGGCACCGGGCCGGACGTCCGGATCCTGCTGCGCGAGCGCATCTCGAAGAACACCGGTCAGGCCACCGTGTTCATCGCCGAGTTGCTCGATCCGCTGGCCGAGGCCGGTGAGCCCGGTGACCCGGTCGCGGTCCGGGTCGTGCTGGAGCGGCGGGGGCGGCCGGATGTCCTGCAGCGCATGCGCCGCGAGCAGCGGTACGCGACCGCGCTACGGCACCCGTTCCTGCTGCCGGTGTTCGCGCAAGCCGAGATGCCGGAGTTCCGGCGCGAGTTCGACGGCGTCTGCCTCGCGCTCGTCCAGGTCATGCCCCTGTGCGAGCTGGAGGACCTGGAGGACCAGGTCGTCAAGGCCAATCCGCCGCGGCTGACCGCGGACCAGCTCCTCTTCGACCTGGTCGGTATCGCGGACGCACTGCACCATCTGCACACGCCGACCGGCCAGCGCGGCGTCCTGGTGCACCGGGACGTCAAGCCGGCGAACATCCTGCGCTGGGACCGCCGCAGCGTCCTCGGTGACCTCGGGACCCTCCGCGACCCGCAGACCGGGAACCCGACCGGCGGTGTCGGGACCATCCCGTACATGCCGCCGGACGAGGGCACCAGCCCGACCCCGGCCTGGGACATGTTCAGCTTCGGTGTGGTGCTGGCCGAGCTGCTCACCGCGCGGCGTCCGCACGACGTCGCGGAGAAGACACCGCTGGCCTACCTGCAGGCGCACCTGCGGCACAGCCTCCGTCCGGACCTGGACGAGCTGCTGGCGGCCGAGGTCGGGCCGGAGCGCGGCCGGGTGGTCGCGAGCTTGGTGCGGCGCTGCACCGACCCCGAACCTCAGGGCCGCCCGACCGCGGCTGCGGCACGGGACGAACTGCTGCCGCTGCTGGTGCCCGAGGAGCAGCTCCGGCTGCACGAGCTGGTGGCGTTCGACACCGTTCCGGCGCTCGACGTCATCGCGGTGTCAGCGCTCGGGCTCTACGGCGATCAGCACCCGGTCACCCGGTCGGCGGCCGAGCGGCTGGCCGCGACGCTGGTGGCGTCCGCGGCCGGGCTGATGGAGGAGGGCAGGCCGACCACGGCCAAGGACTACCTGGAGCGGGCGCGGCGGATCCAGGCGGCGCTCGCCGAGGGCGGGCCGACGCCGATCGAGCAGTCGACCGACGAGCCGACCCGGGCCCAGCACTGGGCCCGGACCCACCCGGCTCCCGCGGTGCTCTCCGCCCCGCCGGCGGCGCCTGGCCCGTCGGCCGCGTCGGTCTCCGGTGCGGCGGGCACGTTTCCGGTCTCGGGGACGCCGGTCTCCGGCTCCTACCCCGTCTCCGGTCACCCCGTCTCGGGGCACCCGGTGTCGGGGCACCCGGTGTCGGGGCACCCGGTGTCGGGGCATCCGGTGTCGGGGCACCCGGTGTCGGGGCATCCGGTGTCGGGTCACCCGGTGTCGGGTCACCCGGTGTCGGGTCACCCGGTGTCGGGTCACCCGATCTCGGGCAGCCCGCACTCGCCTGTCACGCCCTGGCAGAGCAACCCACCGGGTGGCCCGTTCGTCTACGGCGCGCCCTATCCGCCCGCGGGGAGCGGCGCGGTTGCACCGGCCCCGCCGAGCGCGTCACCCGCCCGGCGGCGTCGGCCGCTGATCGCCGCCCTGGCGGTGGCCGTCGTCCTCGCGGTGGTCGGTGCCGGCGTGTTCTGGCTCCGCGGCATCGGGGGCGGAACGTCCGGCGAGGACTCCGCCACGCCGCGCGTCACCGCGACGCCGCTCGCGATCGGCCCGTCGCCGGCGATCCAGCACAAGTTCTCCGGGCACACCCAGTGGATCAACGCGGTGGCGTTCAGCCCGGACGGTCGGAAGATCGCGTCCGGCAGCGGCGACAGCACGGTGCGGCTCTGGGACGTCGAGTTCCGTAGCCAGATCGGCGACCCGCTCAAGGGCCACACCGGCACCGTCTACCGAGTTCGGTTCAGTGTCAACGACCTCCTCGCCTCGGTCGGCGGCGACGGCGCGGTCCGGCTGTGGAACGCCGACACCGGCACCAAGGTCGGCGTGCTCACCGGCCACGCCGGCGACGCCTACGGGCTCGCGTTCTCCCCGGACGGGATGGTGCTCGCGTCGTCCGGCGGCGACCGCACCGTGCGGCTCTGGGACGTGGCGAAGCAGAAGGAGATCGCGGTGCTCAGGGGGCACACCGACGAGGTCTACAGCGTCGCGTTCTCCCCGGACGGCAGGACGCTGGCCACCGGTGGCGCCGACGACACGATCCGGCTCTGGGACGTCGAGACGCGCAAGCAGATCGGTGACCCGCTGCAGGCGACGCCCGGTGACATCGACTCGGTCGCGTTCAGCCCGGACGGGCGGCTGGTGGCCGGTGGGGGCTCCGACAAGGTCGTGCGGCTCTGGGACACCGAGACCCGGGCTCTCCGCGACGGTCCGTCGGCGCTGCGCGGCCACACCGACAACATCTACAGCCTGGCGTTCAGCCCTGACGGTCGGACGCTCGCCACCGCCAGCATCGACGACACCACCCGGCTCTGGGACGTCGCGTCGGGCAAGCAGATCGGGAAGCCGCTGAAGGCCGGCGGCGACGTGGACGCGGTGGCGTTCAGCCCGGACGGTCGGACGCTCGTCGACGGCGGCGACGAGAAGGTCGTCCGCCTCTGGGATCTCGACGCCCGGCCGGTGCCGACGCCCAGCAACTGA
- a CDS encoding CapA family protein, with translation MKTGVRGRWIAIGALSVAVALLGVAAGVTTSGPSGTDDGTFLRLAAPAASTAPPEPTVRVAAVGDVILGSTPKLPPDGGRTFFDDVRPVLTGDVVTGNLESPLTDRTYSAKCARPSSSSSSKTTAKPSEPPNRCFAFRVPPGYARWLADAGFTVLNVANNHARDYGTGGLHDTTAALRRHGVAHTGFAGQITRVSANGVRVAVLGFSPYGWTNSVLDVRAAAALVRRAAVGADVVVVNMHIGAEGSDRTHVRPGPETFLDEQRGDPIRFAHAVVDAGADLVVGHGPHVLRGMEFYRGRLIAYSTGNFAGYRTLSTAGPLGVGGVVRVELRADGSWVGGTLVSTRLVRGGLPARDPERRALTLVRRVSAADFGQTAVRLGPGGTLSPPAG, from the coding sequence GTGAAGACCGGGGTCCGGGGCCGGTGGATCGCGATCGGCGCTCTCAGCGTCGCCGTCGCGCTACTCGGCGTGGCCGCCGGCGTCACGACGTCCGGCCCGAGCGGCACCGACGACGGGACGTTCCTTCGGCTGGCCGCTCCCGCCGCGTCCACCGCGCCACCGGAGCCGACGGTCCGGGTCGCCGCGGTGGGCGACGTCATCCTCGGCTCGACGCCGAAGCTGCCGCCGGACGGCGGCCGTACCTTCTTCGACGACGTCCGCCCGGTACTGACCGGCGACGTCGTGACCGGCAATCTGGAGTCCCCGCTCACCGACCGGACGTACTCGGCGAAGTGCGCGCGGCCGTCGTCCTCCTCGTCGTCGAAGACCACGGCGAAGCCGAGCGAGCCGCCGAACCGCTGCTTCGCGTTCCGGGTACCGCCCGGTTACGCCCGCTGGCTCGCGGACGCCGGGTTCACCGTGCTGAACGTCGCCAACAACCACGCCCGCGACTACGGCACCGGCGGCCTCCACGACACCACCGCCGCGCTGCGCCGTCATGGTGTCGCACACACCGGCTTCGCCGGCCAGATCACTCGGGTCTCGGCGAACGGCGTCCGGGTCGCGGTGCTCGGGTTCTCCCCCTACGGCTGGACCAACAGCGTGCTCGACGTCCGGGCCGCCGCCGCGCTGGTGCGGCGCGCGGCGGTGGGGGCCGACGTCGTCGTGGTGAACATGCACATCGGCGCGGAAGGCTCCGACCGGACCCACGTGCGGCCCGGTCCGGAGACGTTCCTCGACGAACAGCGCGGCGACCCGATCCGGTTCGCCCACGCGGTGGTGGACGCCGGAGCGGACCTGGTCGTCGGCCACGGCCCGCACGTCCTGCGCGGCATGGAGTTCTACCGGGGCCGGTTGATCGCGTACAGCACCGGGAACTTCGCCGGGTACCGGACGCTGTCGACCGCCGGTCCGCTCGGCGTCGGCGGGGTGGTGCGGGTCGAGCTGCGCGCGGACGGCAGCTGGGTGGGCGGGACGCTGGTCAGCACCCGTCTGGTGCGCGGCGGGCTGCCCGCCCGCGACCCGGAGCGCAGGGCGTTGACGCTGGTCCGGCGAGTGTCGGCCGCCGACTTCGGCCAGACGGCCGTCCGGCTCGGACCGGGAGGCACGCTGTCGCCACCGGCCGGCTGA
- a CDS encoding SAM-dependent methyltransferase: MNEATAPDRPFAAGMYDYLLGGTANTAVDRATVEQMIKVLPEMREGAWANRGFLQRAVARMAGEWGINQFLDLGAGLPTQRHTHEVVRELRPDGRVVYVDIDPRVIERGTKLLADESGAAVFQADIRDAERVLAAPETRALIDFDRPVGLLMVAVTHFLKDEDDPWDLVRRYVDAVPSGSYLAISAPTADKQAARIRDAMLAGLAKTPTPAVERSMEEFSRFLDGLEIVPPYSGADPVVAHIGQWGAEDPVEADDDGSRWWYAAVARKP, translated from the coding sequence ATGAACGAGGCAACGGCGCCCGATCGTCCCTTCGCGGCCGGGATGTACGACTACTTACTCGGCGGAACAGCGAACACCGCCGTCGATCGGGCGACGGTCGAACAGATGATCAAGGTCCTCCCCGAGATGCGGGAGGGAGCCTGGGCGAATCGCGGTTTCCTTCAGCGCGCGGTTGCCCGGATGGCGGGCGAGTGGGGCATCAACCAGTTCCTCGATCTCGGAGCCGGGTTACCGACCCAGCGACACACCCACGAGGTGGTGCGTGAGCTGCGCCCGGACGGCCGGGTCGTCTACGTCGACATCGACCCCAGGGTGATCGAGCGCGGGACGAAGCTTCTCGCCGACGAGTCCGGCGCGGCGGTCTTCCAGGCGGACATCCGGGACGCCGAGCGGGTACTGGCCGCTCCGGAGACCCGTGCGCTGATCGACTTCGACCGGCCGGTCGGGCTTCTCATGGTGGCCGTCACCCACTTCCTCAAGGACGAGGACGATCCCTGGGATCTCGTGCGGCGTTACGTCGACGCGGTTCCGTCCGGCTCCTACCTCGCGATCTCCGCACCGACCGCCGACAAGCAAGCGGCCCGCATCCGGGATGCGATGCTGGCCGGCCTCGCGAAGACACCGACGCCGGCCGTCGAGCGGAGCATGGAAGAGTTCAGCCGGTTCCTGGACGGTCTGGAGATCGTTCCGCCCTATTCCGGTGCGGATCCGGTCGTCGCGCACATCGGACAGTGGGGCGCGGAGGACCCGGTCGAGGCCGACGACGACGGATCACGGTGGTGGTACGCGGCTGTTGCGCGCAAGCCCTGA
- a CDS encoding DUF397 domain-containing protein — protein MSVPRKPTVQELRIDVAAQSWQRSGSGRGSIEVAFADAIGEQWVLMRVAGDPEERVLVYDRFEWECFVDGVRNGEFDDAI, from the coding sequence GTGTCCGTACCTCGAAAGCCGACCGTCCAGGAGTTGCGTATCGACGTCGCTGCGCAGAGCTGGCAGCGTTCGGGCTCCGGGCGGGGATCGATAGAGGTCGCGTTCGCCGACGCCATCGGCGAACAGTGGGTGTTGATGCGGGTCGCCGGGGACCCGGAGGAGCGAGTGCTGGTCTACGACCGGTTCGAGTGGGAGTGCTTCGTCGACGGAGTACGCAACGGTGAGTTCGACGACGCGATCTGA